The following are encoded in a window of uncultured Sphaerochaeta sp. genomic DNA:
- the rhaS gene encoding rhamnose ABC transporter substrate-binding protein, with amino-acid sequence MKKTLLFVLIMTMALGAMFAQGTKEAAPAGEKEIVILGKSMGNGFFDAVFKGSEEAAAELGGIKTTYMAPPQATAEGQIEIIETLIAQRVDGIAISANDADALIPVAKKAMAAGIKVISYDSGINPGGRIVDLLPSNPELIGRQQIQLAAELTDYKGDVAVLSASAQATNQNLWIEWMKEEIKEAEYSNMKLVEVVYGDDAPDKSYREAVSLMQKYPNLKAIICPTTVGLLATAQAVKDAGKSGVVEVTGLGLPSEMKGYILDGTCRQMALWNPIDLGYSSTYILNGLIEGTIDGATGEEIPAGRMGSIKVEENGIAFMSTPYVFNKDNIEKFAEIY; translated from the coding sequence ATGAAGAAAACGTTGTTGTTTGTTCTCATCATGACCATGGCCCTTGGTGCAATGTTCGCCCAGGGAACCAAGGAAGCAGCACCAGCTGGTGAAAAAGAGATTGTCATTCTCGGAAAGAGTATGGGAAATGGGTTCTTTGATGCAGTATTCAAAGGTAGTGAAGAAGCTGCCGCTGAGCTCGGTGGGATCAAGACGACCTATATGGCTCCTCCCCAGGCTACTGCAGAGGGACAGATTGAGATCATCGAGACCTTGATCGCACAGAGAGTTGATGGTATTGCCATCAGCGCAAACGATGCAGATGCATTGATTCCTGTAGCCAAGAAAGCCATGGCAGCCGGTATCAAGGTTATCAGTTATGACTCTGGTATCAACCCAGGTGGACGTATTGTTGACCTTCTTCCCAGTAACCCTGAACTCATTGGACGCCAGCAGATTCAGCTTGCTGCAGAACTGACTGACTACAAGGGTGATGTTGCTGTCCTTTCCGCTTCAGCTCAGGCTACCAACCAGAATCTCTGGATTGAGTGGATGAAGGAAGAGATCAAGGAAGCTGAATATTCCAACATGAAGCTTGTTGAGGTTGTCTATGGTGATGATGCCCCCGATAAGAGCTATCGTGAAGCAGTCTCCTTGATGCAGAAATATCCTAACCTGAAGGCTATCATCTGCCCGACCACTGTTGGTCTGCTTGCAACCGCACAGGCTGTCAAGGACGCTGGAAAGAGTGGCGTTGTTGAAGTCACCGGTCTTGGTCTTCCTTCAGAGATGAAGGGATACATCCTCGACGGCACCTGCCGCCAGATGGCTCTTTGGAATCCCATTGACCTTGGATACAGTTCCACCTATATCCTGAATGGTCTTATTGAAGGTACCATCGACGGAGCAACTGGTGAAGAAATTCCTGCCGGTCGCATGGGCTCAATCAAGGTCGAAGAGAACGGTATTGCCTTCATGAGTACTCCTTATGTATTCAACAAGGACAACATCGAGAAGTTCGCAGAGATCTACTAA
- a CDS encoding sugar ABC transporter ATP-binding protein, with translation MQQALLEVQHVTKVFPGIRALDDVHLSLRRGEVHALIGENGAGKSTLVKILTGVYIPTSGTMTFEGKEISFKNAIDAQQAGIVAIHQEASMFPELSVTENIYMGHHLRNPKTKKLDWKTMQENTQALLQRMQLDINPDSLVKNLSVAQRHMVEIVKALSLDADLVIMDEPTSALTGREVDDLFRIVRSLKEEGKAILFISHKFEEIFEICDYYTVFRDGQYIGEGKVAESSEDTIINMMIGRSIDQMYPHHEPKIGKKVLEVKHLSQLGAFKDISFDLHEGEILGLFGLVGAGRSEVVRTIFGIDKASEGTMHLLGKPFMPGGAIDSMRKGIALVPEDRQRQGLVLKMSLTHNISLPVLTNLCWKGLVTRKKTEKNYVQEHGDQMEIKSAGYHVDAETLSGGNQQKVVLAKWIGTNPKILILDEPTKGIDVATKAAVHEFVCDMADKGVAVILISSELPEILGMSDRIVVMHEGYQTAILDAEEATAESVMRYAIATVQMEASNA, from the coding sequence ATGCAACAGGCATTGTTGGAAGTACAACACGTAACAAAGGTGTTTCCCGGTATCAGAGCCTTGGATGATGTGCATCTCTCCCTACGAAGGGGTGAAGTGCATGCTCTCATCGGTGAGAACGGAGCAGGAAAATCCACCTTGGTGAAGATTCTCACGGGAGTCTATATCCCTACCAGTGGAACGATGACGTTTGAGGGGAAGGAAATCTCCTTTAAGAATGCAATCGACGCCCAACAGGCAGGGATTGTTGCCATCCACCAGGAAGCATCCATGTTTCCCGAACTCAGTGTCACAGAGAATATCTATATGGGACATCACCTTAGGAATCCAAAAACGAAAAAACTCGACTGGAAAACCATGCAGGAGAATACCCAGGCATTGCTCCAGAGGATGCAACTCGATATCAATCCAGACTCCTTGGTCAAGAATCTCAGTGTTGCACAACGCCACATGGTGGAAATTGTCAAGGCACTCAGCCTTGATGCAGATCTGGTCATCATGGATGAGCCGACCAGCGCACTCACCGGCCGAGAGGTCGATGATCTGTTCAGGATAGTCCGTTCCTTGAAGGAAGAGGGAAAGGCAATCCTCTTCATATCCCATAAGTTTGAAGAGATTTTTGAAATTTGCGATTACTACACGGTTTTCCGTGATGGACAATATATCGGGGAAGGAAAGGTGGCAGAGAGCAGCGAAGATACAATCATAAACATGATGATCGGACGCTCAATTGACCAGATGTATCCCCACCATGAACCAAAGATCGGCAAAAAGGTGCTTGAGGTTAAGCACCTCAGTCAGCTTGGTGCCTTCAAGGACATCTCCTTTGATTTGCATGAAGGGGAGATACTCGGTCTCTTTGGGCTTGTCGGAGCTGGTCGCAGCGAGGTGGTGAGAACCATTTTTGGAATTGACAAGGCCAGTGAGGGGACGATGCATTTGCTCGGGAAACCCTTTATGCCGGGAGGTGCCATTGACAGTATGCGGAAAGGAATTGCCCTAGTGCCTGAAGACCGCCAGAGGCAGGGTTTGGTGTTGAAAATGAGCCTGACTCATAATATCAGCCTACCGGTGTTGACCAATCTCTGCTGGAAAGGCCTGGTGACCAGAAAGAAGACTGAAAAGAACTATGTCCAGGAACATGGTGATCAAATGGAGATAAAATCGGCAGGGTACCATGTCGATGCTGAAACGCTCAGTGGGGGTAACCAACAGAAGGTCGTCCTTGCCAAGTGGATTGGGACAAATCCGAAGATTCTCATTCTTGATGAACCTACAAAGGGTATTGATGTAGCAACGAAGGCAGCAGTACACGAATTCGTTTGTGATATGGCGGACAAGGGTGTTGCCGTTATTTTGATCAGTAGTGAGCTTCCTGAAATCTTGGGAATGTCAGACCGGATCGTCGTGATGCATGAAGGGTACCAGACAGCCATTCTTGATGCAGAAGAAGCGACAGCAGAGTCAGTAATGCGGTATGCTATCGCAACTGTACAGATGGAGGCCTCCAATGCCTGA
- a CDS encoding ABC transporter permease: MPDLSFSSFVKKALARREATLTLLLVVLLVPISIRSPQFLSAKNISTILNDMAILSIVAIGEFYVILSNGIDLSVGSIIAFTGMATGMINEANPTVSPLFLLLAGMGIGMVMGLFNGVLVAYGKIPPIITTLGTVNIYRGLTFLLSGGTWVTAHEMSKSYIDFPRNSFLGISNLLWIAIIVIAVFYYFSRYTRTGREVYAIGGNPTAAKFVGVNESRVRVVVFLISGTLCGLAGALWTARYASAVNEMATGFEMQAVAACVLGGVNFAGGSGGIIGVVLGTLFLGVVTNALPVIYLSVFWQTFVQGLIILIALTLNTISDQRKTKKLLAQRRG, from the coding sequence ATGCCTGACCTATCCTTCTCCTCCTTTGTAAAGAAAGCACTGGCACGTAGGGAGGCAACCCTTACCTTGTTGTTGGTGGTACTTCTGGTGCCGATTTCAATCCGTTCTCCGCAGTTTCTCTCTGCGAAGAATATCTCCACCATCCTCAACGACATGGCTATCCTCTCCATTGTCGCCATTGGTGAGTTCTACGTAATCCTCTCAAACGGAATTGACCTATCGGTAGGATCCATCATCGCCTTCACCGGTATGGCTACCGGTATGATCAATGAGGCAAATCCTACAGTGAGTCCCTTGTTTCTCTTGCTTGCAGGAATGGGCATTGGGATGGTGATGGGTCTCTTCAATGGTGTGCTGGTTGCCTATGGAAAAATTCCCCCGATCATCACCACATTGGGTACGGTGAATATCTATCGCGGGCTTACCTTTCTCCTCAGTGGAGGTACGTGGGTTACAGCCCATGAGATGAGTAAATCCTACATAGATTTCCCCCGTAACAGCTTCCTAGGAATATCCAACCTGCTTTGGATTGCCATTATTGTCATTGCTGTTTTCTATTACTTCAGCAGGTATACCCGTACAGGACGAGAAGTCTATGCGATCGGAGGAAACCCGACGGCTGCAAAGTTCGTAGGAGTGAATGAGAGCAGGGTCAGGGTAGTAGTCTTCCTTATCAGTGGAACGCTCTGTGGTCTTGCAGGGGCTCTTTGGACCGCTCGCTACGCTTCTGCAGTGAATGAGATGGCAACTGGTTTTGAAATGCAGGCAGTAGCAGCCTGTGTACTTGGTGGGGTCAACTTCGCCGGTGGCTCCGGTGGCATTATCGGGGTGGTCCTGGGGACGCTCTTCCTTGGTGTGGTCACCAATGCGTTGCCGGTTATCTACCTGTCAGTTTTCTGGCAAACATTTGTCCAGGGATTGATCATTCTTATCGCATTGACGCTCAACACCATCAGCGACCAGCGAAAGACGAAGAAGCTGCTTGCTCAGAGGAGAGGCTAG
- a CDS encoding ABC transporter permease, with translation MAEKRDLVAKSRLIDEMSLKNRLIEYFTQWEVLLSIIIVLVFVFFTIRTPYFLDWFNLMNATFQFSEKAIMALPMIFIIMCGDIDISIASIIALCAYAVGNAAQAGASIPSLIFIALLVGTLAGLFNGVMITALEMPAIAVTLATQSVFRGIAIGLLGDQARTEFPENFGFFGQQFIPGTIIPFEFVLYLVLVLLFAFILHKTTYGRRLYAIGNSAEAARFSGIKVKTMRIINFTVTGFFCGLTSILLASRILSVRSNIATGWDLEIITLVVLGGVAITGGKGSVYGVFIGSMLVGYLKFGMGLLKFSGTLMTIVIGLLLISAVLLPRLLDMYKANRKLRLQQMSRN, from the coding sequence ATGGCTGAAAAGAGAGATTTGGTAGCAAAATCCCGGCTTATCGATGAAATGTCGCTTAAGAACCGGTTGATTGAATATTTTACCCAGTGGGAAGTGCTGCTCTCCATCATCATTGTACTGGTGTTTGTTTTTTTCACCATCAGGACTCCTTACTTCCTTGATTGGTTCAATTTGATGAATGCAACCTTCCAATTCAGTGAGAAGGCAATCATGGCCCTTCCAATGATCTTCATCATCATGTGTGGTGATATTGATATCTCGATTGCCTCCATTATTGCCCTTTGTGCATATGCGGTAGGAAATGCTGCCCAGGCGGGAGCTTCCATTCCTTCCCTGATATTCATTGCCCTGCTCGTTGGCACCCTCGCTGGGTTGTTCAATGGAGTGATGATCACCGCCCTCGAGATGCCGGCCATCGCGGTCACTCTTGCGACACAGTCGGTATTCAGGGGGATTGCAATTGGTTTGTTGGGAGATCAGGCACGTACTGAATTCCCAGAAAACTTTGGGTTCTTTGGTCAGCAATTCATACCTGGTACCATTATTCCCTTTGAGTTCGTTCTCTACCTGGTCTTGGTATTGCTCTTTGCGTTCATCTTGCATAAGACAACGTATGGAAGAAGGTTATACGCCATCGGAAACAGTGCTGAAGCGGCTCGTTTCTCCGGTATCAAGGTAAAGACCATGAGGATCATCAACTTTACCGTTACCGGATTCTTCTGTGGTCTTACCTCCATACTGCTGGCTAGTCGAATTCTCTCTGTCCGCTCAAACATTGCCACCGGATGGGATTTGGAAATCATCACCCTCGTCGTGCTTGGTGGTGTTGCCATCACCGGGGGCAAGGGGAGTGTGTATGGTGTTTTCATTGGCTCCATGTTGGTCGGTTACTTGAAGTTCGGCATGGGCTTGTTGAAGTTCAGTGGAACCCTGATGACCATAGTCATTGGATTGCTTCTCATCTCTGCGGTCCTTCTCCCCCGATTGCTTGATATGTACAAGGCAAACAGGAAGCTACGGCTCCAGCAAATGAGTAGAAATTAG
- the rhaM gene encoding L-rhamnose mutarotase — MRQAFVMQLKKGYEQEYKKRHDEIWPELKALLKESGVSDYTIFLDRDSGLLFAFQKSEGESGSQDLGSNPIVQKWWAYMADIMDTNEDNSPISLPLEEVFHMD, encoded by the coding sequence ATGAGACAGGCATTTGTCATGCAGTTGAAGAAAGGATACGAACAAGAGTACAAGAAGCGTCATGATGAGATTTGGCCGGAGTTGAAGGCTCTTCTCAAGGAAAGTGGGGTTTCTGACTACACCATCTTCCTTGACCGGGATAGTGGATTGCTCTTTGCTTTTCAGAAATCAGAGGGAGAGTCGGGGAGTCAGGATCTTGGCTCAAACCCCATTGTCCAAAAGTGGTGGGCCTATATGGCTGATATTATGGACACAAATGAAGACAACTCACCGATATCGCTTCCCTTGGAGGAAGTCTTTCATATGGATTGA
- a CDS encoding DeoR/GlpR family DNA-binding transcription regulator, translated as MIGLSPREKHILQLLKSGEEYPVSRLSEELGVSAVTIRGDLRDLDSKGLVIRSHGRVVVASAPQAAFRDDTNTPKKDLIAKLAATLVKDNDFIMITNGSTCSLIPRHIFGKRNVRVVTNSTLILPYARANTQLQVTLVGGEYRSEAEALVGPAAISQIENYHVSTTFFGTDGFTMEHGLTTSLIENAQVVQRMCAQATRRVLCVDSSKVGNRGFVRIMPVTEIDTIVTDSGFPADLITQLEEQGVEVLIAK; from the coding sequence ATGATAGGGCTTTCCCCTCGGGAAAAACACATACTCCAGCTTCTGAAAAGTGGTGAAGAGTATCCTGTATCCAGGCTCAGCGAAGAGCTGGGAGTTTCTGCGGTTACCATCAGGGGAGATTTACGGGACCTGGATTCAAAAGGTCTTGTTATACGAAGCCACGGCCGGGTCGTAGTTGCATCCGCTCCCCAAGCAGCCTTTCGTGATGATACCAATACTCCAAAAAAAGATCTGATTGCAAAACTTGCTGCAACCTTGGTAAAGGATAATGACTTTATCATGATTACCAATGGATCCACCTGTTCCCTGATTCCCAGACACATATTCGGGAAGAGGAATGTACGGGTGGTAACCAACTCAACACTTATTCTGCCCTACGCACGGGCAAATACCCAGCTCCAGGTTACATTGGTTGGCGGTGAATACCGAAGCGAAGCTGAGGCCCTTGTCGGGCCTGCTGCCATTTCCCAGATAGAGAACTACCATGTATCCACCACCTTCTTCGGTACAGATGGATTTACCATGGAACATGGACTTACCACCAGCTTGATCGAAAATGCACAGGTGGTACAACGTATGTGCGCACAAGCCACACGGCGGGTTTTGTGCGTTGATTCCTCAAAGGTGGGGAATCGTGGGTTTGTGCGGATCATGCCGGTAACAGAGATAGATACCATTGTCACAGACAGTGGTTTTCCTGCAGACCTGATCACCCAGCTCGAGGAGCAGGGTGTTGAGGTCCTTATTGCAAAGTAG
- a CDS encoding dihydrolipoamide acetyltransferase family protein, protein MAQQVVMPKQGNSVESCIIVEWNVKVGDKVAVGDVLCSAETDKSTIDVESTAEGVVLSILYEEGDDVPVMVPIVMVGEEGEKFELPKTETNKEEPKEEKQETAPAEDIQPEKATPPSTADKAQGSSPRARNLASSMGVSLSSVQPTGPKGRIIERDVASVAGEPLSPVARQQALEQGVQAPGRGSGMGGRVLSSDLQVKPAIATPSRMGEVSEEIQEIPVKGVRKVTARRMMESIHSTCQLTLHAQADARALKRLRAGFKSAKSELGLNKVTINDLILFAVSRTLLEFPAFNAHFLGDKMLRFSHVHLGVATDTPKGLLVPVVRNSDMLSLRQLSEETKALIDKCKEGSAQPDELSGSTFTVSNVGAFGIDAFTPVLNVPEVAILGVGGITLTPVEDEDGDIVFIEKIGLSLTMDHQAVDGADAARFLKALMDNIASIDLLLAL, encoded by the coding sequence ATGGCACAACAAGTTGTGATGCCCAAACAGGGAAACTCAGTGGAATCCTGCATTATTGTGGAATGGAATGTCAAAGTAGGTGACAAGGTTGCTGTAGGGGATGTCCTATGCTCAGCAGAGACCGATAAGTCGACCATTGACGTTGAATCGACCGCTGAAGGTGTAGTACTGTCCATACTGTATGAGGAAGGGGATGATGTTCCCGTAATGGTCCCCATCGTCATGGTTGGGGAGGAAGGCGAGAAATTCGAGCTTCCCAAGACAGAAACCAATAAAGAAGAACCAAAGGAAGAGAAACAGGAAACAGCACCAGCTGAGGACATACAACCTGAAAAAGCTACTCCTCCCTCTACGGCAGACAAGGCTCAGGGATCCAGCCCCAGGGCACGCAATCTGGCTTCCTCCATGGGAGTATCGCTCTCCTCTGTACAGCCCACCGGTCCGAAAGGCCGCATCATTGAACGTGATGTAGCCTCAGTGGCTGGTGAACCGCTCAGCCCGGTTGCAAGACAGCAGGCTCTTGAACAGGGAGTGCAGGCTCCAGGACGTGGTAGTGGCATGGGAGGAAGAGTCCTCTCTTCAGACCTACAGGTGAAACCTGCGATTGCCACCCCATCACGCATGGGAGAAGTCTCTGAAGAGATTCAGGAGATACCTGTGAAGGGAGTGAGAAAGGTAACTGCCAGGAGAATGATGGAATCCATTCACTCCACATGCCAGCTTACCCTTCATGCCCAGGCTGATGCACGTGCCCTGAAGCGATTGAGAGCCGGATTCAAGAGTGCCAAGAGTGAGCTCGGTTTGAACAAGGTCACGATCAATGACTTGATCCTCTTTGCAGTGAGTAGAACCTTGTTGGAGTTCCCTGCCTTCAATGCACACTTCCTTGGGGATAAGATGTTGCGCTTCAGCCATGTGCATCTTGGTGTCGCTACCGACACACCGAAGGGCCTTCTGGTCCCTGTGGTGCGCAATAGTGACATGCTCAGCCTCCGTCAGCTCTCTGAAGAGACCAAGGCCCTGATTGATAAGTGCAAGGAAGGAAGTGCCCAACCTGACGAACTCAGTGGTTCAACCTTCACGGTAAGTAATGTAGGAGCCTTTGGCATTGATGCATTCACCCCGGTACTCAACGTACCTGAGGTTGCAATCCTTGGGGTTGGCGGTATTACACTCACGCCAGTAGAGGATGAGGATGGAGATATCGTCTTTATTGAAAAGATTGGACTCTCGCTGACAATGGATCACCAAGCAGTCGATGGTGCAGATGCTGCACGCTTCCTGAAAGCCTTGATGGACAACATCGCCTCCATTGATCTCTTGTTGGCACTGTAG